Below is a genomic region from bacterium.
AAGCCCTCAAGGAGTTGATCCCTGTCCTGGGGACTCAGGGCATCGCTTACTCCCCCTGGCACGGCGAATACCGGATGGATCTTCTTGCCCCCCAATCGCCGGATTATCTCCTGCCCGAAGCTCCGCAGGCGGATGCCTTGGATAGCTGCTTCCGGAAACTCCTGGAGCACCCCCACCACATTTCGCTTGGCTGGGTGCGCATCCCAGCCCAGCAGGAGGTCCGGGCTAGCCAGATAGAAAAAATGAAGAGCATGGGACTGGATGTACTGGCCCATGTGGAGCAGCTCCCTCAGGAGAATGGCAGCCCTGGGGATCTCCACGCCCAGAATGGCGTCGCATGCTTTGGCCGATCCCAGCTGGTGGCTCACCGGGCAGATGCCGCATATGCGCTGGGTTATTGCTCCCATCTCTTCCATGGGCCTGCCCTTGCAGAACCGCTCGTAACCCCTGAACTGGGTCACATGAAACCTGGCCTCGAGCACCTCTCCTTGCCCGTCCAGGTGAATGGTCACCTTGCCATGACCCTCCAGCCTGGTTACAGGATCTATGGTTATTTTTCTGAGCTGGGCCATGTCTTGACCTCCTCAATCGAAATGGAGCAAGGCCGCAGGCAGGGCCTCTGGCCGCCCCTGGAGGATTCCTTTCAGGCACTGAGCTATGGCCTCGGGTGAGGGTGGACACCCCGGCACATAGAGATCCACCTGGACCACCTGATTGGCCGGAAGCACCTTGTCCAGGAGCTCCGGAAGATCCGGGTCAGAGGGAATCATTCCTCCCACGGTGGAAAGGGTTTCCACATAGCCGTGTCTGAGCACTTCTTGTTTGGGGATCCAGTTGCGCATGGTGTTTATGCCGCCGAACACAGCGCAGTCCCCCCAGGCCACCAGCAAGCCGCAGCTTTTCCTTAGCTTCTTGAGGATTTCCTCCTGCTCAAGGGTGCCCACCCCACCCTCCACTATACCCACAGCCAGCTGCGGGAACTCATATTCCTTGAAATCCGTGATGGGAGACACGGTTAGTTCCACTTCCTGGAGCACCTCCAAGAGCTTCTCATCCAGATCCAGGAAGGACATGTGACAGCCAGCACATCCCTCCAGCCAGACAGTTGCTATCTTGGGCTTATCCATGGCACGGCCTCCGATTCCCCTTTGATGGGCCTTTGCTCAACTTCTTTTCAGGACAGGTTCATGGCTGCCATCGTTCTTGCTCTGAGGCTCTCCATTGTTGATGGAAGAGCTCTCACGCCGGTTCTGCCAGCCAAAGCCAAAAGTGTCTCCCAGCTGCGACGAACCC
It encodes:
- a CDS encoding NADP oxidoreductase, giving the protein MDKPKIATVWLEGCAGCHMSFLDLDEKLLEVLQEVELTVSPITDFKEYEFPQLAVGIVEGGVGTLEQEEILKKLRKSCGLLVAWGDCAVFGGINTMRNWIPKQEVLRHGYVETLSTVGGMIPSDPDLPELLDKVLPANQVVQVDLYVPGCPPSPEAIAQCLKGILQGRPEALPAALLHFD